From one Nocardioides sp. Kera G14 genomic stretch:
- the pstS gene encoding phosphate ABC transporter substrate-binding protein PstS, which yields MTTTSLRRVLIPGVAALAAVASLAACGSSDGDSAGDSGSGSSGLSGTVAAGGSSAQEKAQEAWRAGFGADNPDVTITYDPVGSGTGRDNFYSGAYKFAGSDSAIPDEDMSKATAACGGSDPIEVPVFVSPIDIAFNLTGISTLNLDASTIAKIFAGQIKTWNDPAITALNPDAKLPATAISPVHRSDSSGTTDNFTDYLFKASGGAWKTEHSSDWPVQTGEAAEGTSGVVGAIQDGEGTIGYADDSAVASTKLGKVSVKVGDSFVAPSADGAAAGLAASTVVDGADSQLVYDIKRDGTDASVYPVFLVSYLIACPTYDDKATADIVKGFGEFVVSETGQKAAAANALSAPLPSDVADKANAILEKIAAK from the coding sequence GTGACCACCACTTCCCTCCGCCGGGTGCTCATCCCCGGCGTCGCCGCCCTCGCGGCCGTTGCCAGCCTCGCCGCCTGCGGCTCCTCCGACGGCGATTCCGCCGGTGACTCGGGTTCCGGCTCGTCGGGCCTCTCGGGCACGGTCGCCGCTGGTGGCTCGTCCGCGCAGGAGAAGGCCCAGGAGGCCTGGCGTGCCGGCTTCGGTGCCGACAACCCCGACGTGACGATCACGTACGACCCGGTCGGTTCCGGCACGGGTCGCGACAACTTCTACTCCGGCGCCTACAAGTTCGCCGGTTCCGACTCCGCGATCCCGGACGAGGACATGTCCAAGGCCACCGCCGCGTGCGGCGGCTCGGACCCGATCGAGGTCCCGGTCTTCGTGTCCCCGATCGACATCGCGTTCAACCTCACGGGCATCTCCACGCTCAACCTCGACGCCTCGACGATCGCGAAGATCTTCGCCGGCCAGATCAAGACGTGGAACGACCCGGCGATCACCGCGCTGAACCCTGACGCCAAGCTTCCGGCCACCGCCATCTCGCCGGTGCACCGCAGCGACTCCTCGGGCACCACCGACAACTTCACCGACTACCTGTTCAAGGCGTCGGGCGGTGCCTGGAAGACCGAGCACAGCAGCGACTGGCCCGTCCAGACCGGTGAGGCCGCTGAGGGCACCTCCGGTGTCGTCGGCGCCATCCAGGACGGCGAGGGCACCATCGGCTACGCCGACGACTCCGCCGTGGCCTCCACCAAGCTCGGCAAGGTCTCGGTCAAGGTCGGCGACTCCTTCGTCGCCCCGTCGGCCGACGGGGCTGCCGCCGGTCTCGCCGCGTCGACCGTCGTCGACGGCGCCGACTCGCAGCTCGTCTACGACATCAAGCGTGACGGCACCGACGCGTCGGTCTACCCGGTCTTCCTGGTGTCCTACCTGATCGCCTGCCCGACGTACGACGACAAGGCCACCGCCGACATCGTCAAGGGCTTCGGCGAGTTCGTCGTCTCCGAGACGGGTCAGAAGGCGGCTGCGGCCAACGCCCTCTCGGCTCCGCTCCCGTCGGACGTGGCTGACAAGGCCAACGCGATCCTCGAGAAGATCGCTGCGAAGTGA
- the pstC gene encoding phosphate ABC transporter permease subunit PstC, with the protein MTTAPTVDSTELTAGGSYGKGDRVFSRVALASGLTILVTLAAVFIFLAIKGLPGFAADSEVYGPSSTNAWGYVGRLLFGTTLAALIALVIAVPFSFALALFITHYAPKRIATPVAYIIDLLAAVPSVVFGLWGARSLAVSSQPVQRWLDDHAGWLPFFKGPASSTGRTILVAGIVLAIMCIPIITAISREVFLQTPRLNEEAALALGATRWETIRLAVFPNARSGMIAAVMLGLGRALGETMAVAMVLSATPIVTLNLISSTNPATIASNIAANYKAEDNRIQTVLLATGLVLFLFTFLVNFSARFIASRRDAR; encoded by the coding sequence GTGACCACCGCGCCAACCGTTGACTCCACCGAGCTGACGGCTGGCGGGTCCTACGGCAAGGGCGACCGGGTCTTCTCCCGTGTCGCCCTTGCCTCCGGCCTGACCATCCTCGTCACCCTGGCAGCGGTCTTCATCTTCCTTGCCATCAAGGGTCTTCCCGGCTTCGCGGCCGATTCCGAGGTCTATGGTCCGTCCTCCACGAACGCGTGGGGGTACGTCGGCCGGCTCCTGTTCGGCACCACGCTCGCGGCGCTGATCGCGCTGGTGATCGCGGTGCCGTTCTCCTTCGCCCTGGCGCTCTTCATCACGCACTACGCGCCGAAGCGGATCGCGACTCCTGTCGCCTACATCATCGACCTGCTGGCCGCCGTGCCGTCGGTCGTCTTCGGCCTGTGGGGAGCCCGCTCGCTCGCGGTCTCCTCACAGCCCGTGCAGCGCTGGCTCGACGACCACGCCGGCTGGCTGCCGTTCTTCAAGGGCCCGGCCTCGTCGACGGGCCGCACCATCCTCGTCGCCGGCATCGTGCTGGCGATCATGTGCATCCCGATCATCACCGCGATCAGCCGTGAGGTCTTCCTGCAGACGCCGCGCCTCAACGAGGAGGCGGCGCTCGCGCTCGGCGCGACCCGTTGGGAGACGATCCGGCTCGCGGTCTTCCCAAACGCCCGCTCCGGCATGATCGCCGCCGTGATGCTGGGCCTGGGCCGCGCACTCGGCGAGACGATGGCCGTGGCGATGGTCCTGTCGGCGACGCCGATCGTGACGCTCAACCTCATCTCCTCGACCAACCCGGCGACGATCGCCTCCAACATCGCGGCGAACTACAAGGCCGAGGACAACCGCATCCAGACCGTGCTGCTCGCCACCGGTCTCGTGCTCTTCCTCTTCACCTTCCTCGTGAACTTCTCCGCCCGCTTCATCGCCTCGCGGAGGGATGCCCGATGA
- the pstA gene encoding phosphate ABC transporter permease PstA, with translation MTTSQLSPTATLGGARLPAYAIWLALIASFAVAGLLALLLGWGPVPFVLIGGLITLVVIPLWAGIVENRRAAMDRFVTAVIWAAFLVALVPLIWLLYTVIKNGVPGVNTDLLTHDMVQRLNPETGKLEVGGGLYHALIGSLMVTLGAIVISVPIGLFTAIYLTEYAGRNRIGRIITFLVDVMTGIPSIVAGLFALALFSLVFGVGTRMGLMGSIALSLLMIPTVVRSAEEMMRLVPADLREASYALGVPKWRTITKVVIPTAFAGIVTGIVLAISRVIGETAPLLVAVGTLEQVNWNLFDGRMMTLPVFIMTQYSTATPQGYQNAWSAALILIVIVMLLNLVARIISSIFAPKTKR, from the coding sequence ATGACGACCTCGCAGCTCTCCCCGACCGCCACGCTGGGCGGCGCCCGGCTGCCGGCGTACGCCATCTGGCTCGCGCTGATCGCCTCCTTCGCGGTGGCCGGCCTGCTGGCGCTGCTCCTCGGCTGGGGCCCGGTGCCCTTCGTCCTCATCGGCGGCCTGATCACGCTGGTCGTGATCCCGCTGTGGGCAGGCATCGTCGAGAACCGCCGCGCCGCCATGGACCGCTTCGTCACCGCCGTCATCTGGGCGGCCTTCCTGGTCGCCCTGGTGCCGCTGATCTGGTTGCTCTACACGGTGATCAAGAACGGCGTCCCCGGCGTCAACACCGACCTGCTGACGCACGACATGGTGCAGCGGCTCAACCCCGAGACGGGCAAGCTCGAGGTGGGCGGCGGTCTCTATCACGCCCTGATCGGCTCGCTCATGGTCACGCTCGGCGCGATCGTGATCTCGGTGCCGATCGGTCTCTTCACCGCCATCTACCTGACCGAGTACGCCGGCAGGAACCGGATCGGCCGGATCATCACGTTCCTCGTCGACGTCATGACGGGCATCCCGTCGATCGTCGCCGGTCTCTTCGCGCTGGCGCTCTTCTCGCTGGTCTTCGGTGTCGGCACGCGGATGGGCCTGATGGGCTCGATCGCGCTGTCGCTGCTCATGATCCCGACGGTCGTCCGCTCGGCCGAGGAGATGATGCGGCTCGTCCCGGCGGACCTGCGGGAGGCGTCGTACGCCCTCGGTGTGCCGAAGTGGCGGACGATCACCAAGGTCGTCATCCCCACGGCGTTCGCCGGCATCGTGACCGGCATCGTGCTCGCGATCTCGCGTGTCATCGGCGAGACCGCGCCGCTCCTGGTGGCGGTCGGCACACTCGAGCAGGTCAACTGGAACCTCTTCGACGGCCGCATGATGACCCTGCCGGTCTTCATCATGACCCAGTACTCGACGGCTACCCCGCAGGGCTACCAGAACGCCTGGTCCGCGGCCCTGATCCTCATCGTCATCGTGATGCTGCTCAACCTCGTGGCCCGCATCATCTCATCGATCTTCGCTCCG
- a CDS encoding cold-shock protein, giving the protein MAQGTVKWFNAEKGFGFIAQEDGGDDVFVHYSAIQTNGYKSLDENQKVEFDVTQGPKGPQAENVRAL; this is encoded by the coding sequence ATGGCTCAGGGCACCGTTAAGTGGTTCAACGCTGAGAAGGGCTTCGGCTTCATTGCGCAGGAGGACGGCGGCGACGACGTCTTCGTGCACTACTCGGCCATCCAGACCAATGGCTACAAGTCCCTCGACGAGAACCAGAAGGTCGAGTTCGACGTCACGCAGGGCCCGAAGGGTCCGCAGGCGGAGAACGTTCGCGCCCTCTGA
- a CDS encoding DUF3073 domain-containing protein: MGRGRAKAKQTKVARDLKYRTQDTDFGALARELHGGSEHPVESEQDVDYGVWSDYSEDSRD; the protein is encoded by the coding sequence ATGGGGCGCGGCCGAGCGAAAGCCAAGCAGACGAAGGTCGCACGCGACCTCAAGTACCGCACTCAGGACACCGACTTCGGTGCCTTGGCGCGCGAGTTGCACGGCGGAAGTGAGCATCCTGTAGAGAGCGAGCAGGACGTCGACTACGGCGTCTGGTCGGATTACTCGGAGGACTCGCGCGACTGA
- a CDS encoding NUDIX hydrolase, whose translation MTLRKTDIIAAGAVVFRPGSKGGEVLLVHRPRYDDWSFPKGKRDRGELAVAAAVREVEEETGLRIRLARPLASQRYRTSRGMKQVFYWIGRVRPDNVVDIDDYVPNDEIDEVAWVPVDKARRRLTYPHDRATLSEALVQPKRTETVIVVRHALSRARRTWHGDDRLRPLLATGRVQAAQLVAVLEAYGVARLVTSPSTRCVETFAPYAGAADLPMERESALTEELEDPTAIHQLVATLPGRRPVAVCSHRPVLPEVFRALGMKDPGLEKGEVVVVHLRKGVVCATERL comes from the coding sequence GTGACGCTGCGGAAGACGGACATCATCGCGGCCGGTGCGGTCGTGTTCCGCCCCGGCAGCAAGGGTGGCGAGGTGCTGTTGGTGCACCGCCCGCGGTACGACGACTGGTCCTTCCCCAAGGGCAAGCGCGACCGTGGCGAGCTCGCGGTGGCCGCCGCGGTGCGCGAAGTCGAGGAGGAGACCGGGCTCCGGATCCGACTGGCGCGCCCCCTCGCCTCCCAGCGCTATCGCACGAGCCGGGGGATGAAGCAGGTCTTCTACTGGATCGGCCGCGTCCGCCCCGACAACGTCGTCGACATCGACGACTACGTGCCCAACGACGAGATCGACGAGGTCGCCTGGGTCCCCGTCGACAAGGCGCGACGCCGGCTCACCTATCCGCACGACCGCGCCACCCTGAGCGAGGCGCTCGTGCAGCCCAAGCGCACCGAGACCGTGATCGTCGTCCGGCATGCGCTCTCCCGTGCGCGCCGGACCTGGCACGGGGACGACCGGCTCCGACCCCTGCTCGCGACCGGCCGCGTCCAGGCCGCCCAGCTCGTCGCCGTCCTCGAGGCGTACGGCGTCGCCCGACTCGTCACGAGCCCCAGCACGCGTTGCGTGGAGACCTTCGCGCCCTACGCCGGCGCTGCCGACCTCCCGATGGAGCGCGAATCCGCGCTGACTGAGGAGCTCGAGGACCCCACCGCGATCCACCAGCTGGTCGCGACGCTGCCGGGCCGGAGGCCCGTGGCGGTCTGCAGCCACCGGCCCGTCCTCCCCGAGGTCTTCCGTGCTCTGGGGATGAAGGATCCCGGCCTGGAGAAGGGGGAGGTCGTCGTCGTACACCTCCGAAAAGGCGTTGTATGCGCCACCGAGCGGCTGTGA